In Tistrella mobilis, the DNA window GGCTGAAGGGTGAACAGCTGGTCGAGATGGGCCTGCTGGCCGAAGCCGGCGCCGCCTATTTCAGCGATGACGGCCTGCCGGTCCGCGACACGCTGGTGATGCGCCGGGCATTGTCTTATGCCGGCGGCATGGGCCTGCTGGTCGCCCAGCATGCCGAGGATCACAGCCTGGCCGGCTGCGGCTGCATGAACGAGGGCGAGACCGCCACCCGGCTCGGCCTGCCCGGCATCCCGTCGGCGGCCGAGACCGTGATCGTGGAGCGCGACATCCGCCTGCTGGAGCTGACCGGCGGCAAGGCCCGCTATCACGTCGCCCATATCTCCACCGCCGAGGCGGTGGAGGCCGTGCGCCAGGCCAAGCGCCGCGGCCTGCCGGTGACGGCAGAGGTCACCCCGCATCACTTCACGCTCGACGACCGCGCGGTCGGCGACTACCGGACCTTCGCCAAGATGGCGCCGCCGCTGCGCGCCGCCCGCGATGTCGACGCCATGATCGAAGGCCTGGCCGACGGCACGATCGATGCGGTCGCAACCGACCACGCCCCCCACGACCAGGACAGCAAGCGCGTGCCCTTCGCCCATGCCGCCAATGGCGTGGTCGGGCTGGAAACCATGCTGCCGCTGACCCTGGAACTGGTCCGCGACGGCCATATGTCGCTGATCGACGCGGTGGCGGCGATGACGCTGAAGCCGGCCGATCTGCTCGGCATCGCCGCCGGCCGGCTTGCAAAGGGCGCGCCCGCCGATCTGGTGCTGTTCTCCACCGAACATGAATGGGTGTTGAATGCGGCCCTGCTGCATTCGAAGTCCAAGAACACCCCCTTCGATGGCCGCACCCTGCGCGGCCGGGCGCTGCGGACCGTGGTCCGCGGCCGCACCGTCTTCCAGCTCGCCTGATCCCGCAGGCTCTCACCCCAGCCCCCTGATCCCCGCAGGAGCCCCCGCCCATGGCCGCAGAGACCGCCCCCTGGCTGCTCGTCATCGCCGCCCTGGGCGGCTATCTGCTGGGCGCCATCCCCTTCGGTCTGGTGCTGACCCGCATGGCCGGGCTCGGCGATGTCCGCAAGATCGGCTCGGGCAATATCGGTGCCACCAATGTGCTGCGCACCGGCAACAAGCCCCTGGCGCTGGCGACGCTGATCCTGGACAGCGGC includes these proteins:
- a CDS encoding dihydroorotase: MPTPVFAETTPDRSPMPGRVAYVNARLIDPATGTDRIGTLLTEGETIVDIGQGLFADGVPEGVQVVDCTGLVLAPGLVDMHVHLREPGHEHKETIETGSRAAAAGGVTTIACMANTAPVIDDIALVDFIRRRARETGLVNVLPVAAITKGLKGEQLVEMGLLAEAGAAYFSDDGLPVRDTLVMRRALSYAGGMGLLVAQHAEDHSLAGCGCMNEGETATRLGLPGIPSAAETVIVERDIRLLELTGGKARYHVAHISTAEAVEAVRQAKRRGLPVTAEVTPHHFTLDDRAVGDYRTFAKMAPPLRAARDVDAMIEGLADGTIDAVATDHAPHDQDSKRVPFAHAANGVVGLETMLPLTLELVRDGHMSLIDAVAAMTLKPADLLGIAAGRLAKGAPADLVLFSTEHEWVLNAALLHSKSKNTPFDGRTLRGRALRTVVRGRTVFQLA